From one Rosa rugosa chromosome 4, drRosRugo1.1, whole genome shotgun sequence genomic stretch:
- the LOC133743901 gene encoding hexosyltransferase GAUT11, producing MRRRAAEYRRPVRSRRFSYWIWALFGLFSIAGLVLFVVHHNQTEDRVEQPVLENNVRFDEVAHEGLNFTEEVLSARSFSRQLAEQMTLAKAYVIIAKEHNNLHLAWELSRKIRSCQLLLSKAAMRGESVTLEEAEPIIKSLSSLIFRAQDAHYDIATTIMTMKSHIQALEERAHAATIQSTVFGQLAVEALPKSLHCLDIKLTADWLKKASIQVLADEKRNSPRLMDNNLYHFCIFSDNVLATSAVVNSTVSNADHPKQLVFHIVTNGVNYGTMQAWFLSNDFKGSTIEVQNVEELSWFNASYAPIVKQLLDPESRAYFFGGYQDLNVDTKLQNPKHLSLLNHLRFYIPEIYPQLEKVVFLDDDVVVQKDLTPLFSLDLHGNVNGAVETCLEAFHRYYRYLNFSNTIISSKFDPQACGWAFGMNVFDLIAWRKANATARYHYWQEQNADGTLWKLGTLPPGLLTFYGLTEPLDRRWHVLGLGYDLNIDNRLIESAAVIHYNGYMKPWLKLAIGRYKPLWERYVNQSHPYLQDCVTS from the exons ATGCGGCGGCGGGCGGCCGAGTATCGGCGCCCGGTACGAAGCAGGAGGTTTTCTTATTGGATCTGGGCTCTGTTTGGACTCTTCTCCATTGCCGGCCTCGTTTTGTTTGTGGTGCACCATAACCAAACTGAAGATCGGGTCGAACAGCCCGTACTG GAGAATAATGTGAGATTTGACGAGGTTGCTCATGAGGGTTTAAATTTTACTGAAGAAGTATTGAGTGCTAGGTCGTTTTCCCGGCAGCTGGCTGAGCAAATGACACTTGCCAAAGCTTATGTTATTATTGCCAAAGAGCACAATAACCTTCATCTTGCTTGGGAACTTAGCAGAAAGATCAGAAGTTGCCAACTTTTGCTATCTAAAGCTGCCATGAGGGGGGAGTCTGTCACATTAGAGGAAGCAGAGCCAATAATTAAAAGCCTATCATCTCTTATATTCAGAGCACAAGATGCACACTATGACATTGCAACCACAATAATGACAATGAAGTCTCATATTCAAGCCCTTGAAGAGCGTGCACATGCAGCAACAATTCAAAGCACCGTTTTTGGACAGCTAGCTGTGGAAGCACTACCCAAAAGCCTCCATTGTCTAGATATCAAGCTCACAGCTGATTGGCTGAAAAAGGCTTCTATACAAGTACTTGCAGATGAGAAGAGGAACTCTCCCAGACTCATGGATAACAATCTCTACCATTTCTGCATATTTTCAGATAATGTGTTGGCTACCTCTGCTGTCGTAAACTCTACTGTCTCCAATGCTGACCATCCAAAACAGCTGGTCTTCCACATTGTCACCAATGGAGTCAACTATGGTACGATGCAGGCTTGGTTCCTCAGTAATGATTTCAAAGGATCCACCATAGAGGTGCAGAATGTTGAGGAGTTGTCTTGGTTTAATGCCTCTTATGCCCCTATCGTGAAACAGCTCCTCGATCCAGAGTCACGGGCCTACTTTTTTGGGGGATATCAAGATTTGAATGTTGATACCAAGTTGCAGAACCCTAAGCATCTATCTTTGCTCAATCACCTCCGCTTTTACATCCCAGAGATCTATCCACAGCTGGAAAAGGTAGTTTTTCTTGATGATGATGTTGTTGTCCAGAAGGATCTGACCCCACTTTTCTCATTGGATTTGCATGGAAATGTGAATGGAGCAGTGGAAACTTGTCTTGAAGCATTTCATCGATATTATAGGTATCTCAATTTCTCAAACACAATCATCAGCTCGAAGTTTGATCCACAGGCATGTGGATGGGCATTTGGTATGAATGTTTTTGATTTGATCGCTTGGAGGAAAGCGAATGCAACTGCACGGTACCATTACTGGCAGGAGCAGAATGCTGATGGGACTCTCTGGAAGTTGGGCACTCTTCCTCCTGGCCTTCTTACTTTTTATGGTCTGACAGAACCGCTTGATAGGAGATGGCATGTATTAGGATTGGGGTATGATCTGAATATTGACAACCGTTTGATTGAGAGTGCAGCGGTAATCCACTATAATGGCTACATGAAGCCATGGCTGAAGTTGGCCATTGGCAGATACAAGCCTCTTTGGGAACGATATGTAAATCAAAGCCACCCATATCTCCAAGATTGTGTCACAAGTTAA
- the LOC133746387 gene encoding glutamate receptor 2.8-like isoform X1, which produces MYPVNYSVGVVLNFDTGFGKMGMSCIDMALLDWYASHPNYNTRLLLHQRNSPSDVVLSAAAALDLIKNVEVQAIVGPASSMQANFMINLGDKAHVPIISFSATSPSLTSIRSPYFFRAAQNDSSQVKVISDIIQAFGWRQVVPMYVDNEFGEGVIPYLSDALQEIDVRIPYRSVISPTATDDQIEAELYKLVTMQTRVFIVHMLPSLGSRIFEKAKEIGMMDKGYVWIVTNGISNVFGSFNSSFVTENMQGVLGLKTHVPNKKKLEAFRVRWKKKFRQDNPTAINVNLDVFGLWAYDAAKALAIAVEKVGSTKTFTYQKMNVSGSSNDLERFGVSLIGPQLVQELLGTSFRGLSGDFSLVNGQLPSSTFEIVNVIGTGENVVGFWTPENGLVRNLHSTKSISRSSASNASLGSIIWPGDTSSAPKGWQIPTNGKKLKILVPLKDGYNEFVNVTYDTSTNKTKVIGGYCLEVFEAVRKALPYDISYEFYAYAKPDGETAGSYNDLVNQVFLGNYDAAVGDITIRANRSLYVDFTLPYTESGVSMIVPIEDNKSKNAWVFLEPLTWDLWLTTGCFFIFIGFVVWVLEHRINEDFRGPISYQVGTSFWFAFSTMVFAHRERVVSNLARFVVVIWCVVVLILTQSYTASLTSMLTVQQLQPTVSDVNFLLKNGDNVGYQEGSFVYGILRQLGFRDEKLQTYNSTEDLHRLFQIGSTNGGISAAFDETPYFKVFIASYCSKYTMLDPTFKADGFAFVFPKDSPLARDVSRAILNVNEGGQAKKIEDRWFNRHSSCPDPNSKVSSNSLSLESFWGLFLIAGVASVLALLIFGGTFLYEHKDMLICSDSEDSSWKKLCDILKQYDLKDQKSHTFRREDQSQIGAESVSVEQSPQSTPPTDHGQSPRETEPQQSGEIEPAIELAQGPRGNQ; this is translated from the exons ATGTATCCTGTTAATTATAGTGTGGGTGTGGTTCTTAACTTTGACACTGGGTTTGGAAAGATGGGGATGAGCTGCATCGACATGGCCCTATTGGACTGGTATGCTTCACATCCGAATTACAATACGAGGCTCCTTCTGCACCAAAGGAACTCCCCCTCTGATGTTGTTCTTTCAGCTGCTGCAG CTCTTGACCTGATAAAGAATGTTGAAGTGCAAGCCATCGTAGGCCCTGCGTCATCAATGCAGGCCAACTTCATGATCAATCTAGGAGACAAAGCACATGTCCCCATAATCTCATTTTCAGCAACAAGCCCTTCTCTAACTTCAATTCGGAGCCCATATTTCTTTCGAGCTGCACAAAATGACTCGTCTCAGGTGAAAGTCATAAGCGATATCATTCAAGCATTTGGTTGGAGACAAGTAGTCCCCATGTACGTCGACAATGAGTTTGGAGAAGGAGTAATCCCTTACCTCTCCGACGCTCTACAAGAGATTGATGTTCGAATCCCTTATCGGAGTGTTATTTCCCCAACTGCCACCGATGACCAAATTGAAGCTGAGCTTTATAAGTTGGTGACAATGCAAACAAGGGTCTTCATTGTCCACATGTTACCTTCATTAGGTTCTCGAATTTTTGAGAAAGCAAAAGAGATTGGGATGATGGATAAAGGTTATGTTTGGATAGTGACCAATGGAATTTCTAACGTGTTTGGTTCGTTTAATTCATCTTTTGTCACGGAAAACATGCAAGGGGTGTTGGGTTTAAAAACCCATGTCCCAAATAAGAAAAAGCTTGAGGCTTTCAGAGTAAgatggaaaaagaaatttcGACAAGACAATCCAACTGCCATTAATGTGAATTTGGATGTGTTTGGATTGTGGGCTTATGATGCTGCCAAGGCACTAGCCATAGCAGTGGAGAAGGTTGGGAGTACTAAAACCTTCACCTACCAAAAGATGAATGTTTCTGGTAGCTCCAATGATTTAGAGAGATTCGGTGTCTCTCTGATTGGTCCTCAACTTGTCCAAGAGTTGCTAGGTACAAGTTTCCGAGGGCTTTCAGGGGACTTTAGTCTTGTTAATGGGCAACTTCCATCTTCAACTTTTGAGATTGTGAATGTGATTGGAACTGGAGAAAATGTGGTTGGATTTTGGACACCTGAAAACGGACTAGTGAGAAACTTGCATTCCACAAAGAGCATAAGCAGATCTTCTGCTTCTAATGCTAGTCTTGGATCGATTATATGGCCCGGAGACACCTCCTCTGCTCCAAAAGGTTGGCAGATTCCTACTAATGGGAAAAAGTTGAAGATTCTAGTTCCACTTAAAGATGGGTATAATGAATTTGTGAATGTGACATATGATACTAGCACTAACAAAACCAAGGTCATTGGTGGATACTGCTTAGAAGTCTTTGAAGCTGTAAGAAAAGCATTGCCTTATGATATCTCTTATGAGTTCTATGCTTATGCAAAGCCTGATGGTGAAACTGCTGGTAGTTACAATGATTTGGTCAACCAAGTGTTTTTAGGG AACTATGATGCTGCGGTGGGAGATATAACCATAAGAGCAAACAGGTCCTTGTATGTGGACTTCACATTGCCATACACAGAATCTGGGGTATCCATGATCGTGCCTATTGAAGACAATAAAAGTAAGAACGCTTGGGTGTTCTTGGAGCCTTTGACTTGGGATCTTTGGTTAACAACCGGCTGTTTTTTCATATTCATTGGTTTTGTGGTCTGGGTTCTTGAACACCGGATTAACGAGGATTTTCGAGGACCTATAAGCTACCAAGTTGGCACGAGTTTTTGGTTCGCTTTCTCAACCATGGTTTTTGCACATA GGGAGCGAGTGGTTAGCAACTTGGCTAGGTTCGTAGTGGTCATATGGTGCGTGGTAGTGCTCATATTGACCCAGAGCTACACTGCTAGTTTAACATCAATGTTAACAGTTCAGCAGCTCCAACCAACTGTTAGTGATGTAAACTTTCTCCTGAAAAATGGAGACAATGTTGGTTATCAGGAAGGTTCTTTTGTTTACGGCATTTTGAGGCAACTCGGTTTTCGGGATGAGAAGCTTCAGACCTATAATTCCACAGAAGACTTGCATCGACTTTTTCAAATTGGGAGTACAAACGGTGGTATAAGTGCTGCTTTTGATGAAACCCCATACTTCAAGGTTTTTATTGCAAGTTATTGCTCGAAATACACAATGCTTGATCCAACATTTAAAGCCGATGGTTTCGCCTTT GTCTTCCCAAAAGATTCACCTCTGGCTCGCGATGTTTCGAGGGCAATCTTGAATGTGAATGAGGGAGGCCAGGCGAAAAAGATCGAAGACAGATGGTTCAATAGACACTCGAGTTGTCCAGACCCAAATAGCAAGGTCTCTTCCAACAGTCTTAGCCTTGAAAGCTTCTGGGGTCTCTTCCTCATTGCTGGAGTAGCTTCAGTACTAGCTCTACTCATATTTGGGGGCACATTCTTGTATGAACACAAGGACATGTTAATCTGCTCTGATTCAGAGGATTCATCGTGGAAAAAACTTTGTGACATATTAAAACAATACGACCTAAAAGACCAGAAGAGCCATACTTTTAGGCGTGAAGATCAGAGCCAAATTGGAGCAGAGAGTGTTTCTGTTGAGCAGAGTCCCCAGAGCACACCTCCTACTGATCATGGTCAGTCACCTAGAGAGACTGAACCTCAACAATCCGGAGAGATTGAACCGGCTATTGAGCTTGCTCAGGGACCAAGAGGAAATCAGTAG
- the LOC133743322 gene encoding isoaspartyl peptidase/L-asparaginase 1: MGWAIALHGGAGDIPLSLQPERRQPREAALRHCLQIGVEALKANKPPLDVVELVVRELENIPVFNAGKGSVLTSSGTVEMEACIMDGTKRCGAVSGLTTVVNPISLARLVMENTPHIYLAFDGAEAFAREQGVECVDANSFITPENVERLKQAKEANRVQIDYTQPIKKDVKEKETPEADGDSQLGTVGCVAVDDLGNLASATSTGGLVNKMVGRIGDTPIIGAGTYANNLCAVSATGKGEAIIRSTAARDVAALMEYKGVSLKEAAAYVVEESTPKGNVGLVAVSAKGEVTMPFNTTGMFRACATEDGYWEIGIWPSDVQK, from the exons ATGGGGTGGGCCATCGCACTCCACGGCGGCGCCGGTGACATCCCGCTCTCTCTTCAGCCGGAGCGCCGCCAGCCTCGCGAGGCCGCCCTCCGCCACTGCCTCCAGATCGGCGTCGAAGCTCTCAAGGCCAACAAGCCTCCTCTCGACGTCGTCGAGCTTGTG GTTCGTGAGCTGGAGAATATTCCGGTGTTCAACGCCGGAAAGGGGTCTGTGTTGACCAGCAGCGGCACGGTGGAGATGGAAGCTTGTATTATGGACGGCACTAAGAGATGTGGAGCTGTTTCTGGCCTCACTACTGTAGTCAATCCCATATCTTTGGCCAGATTGGTCATGGAGAACACTCCTCATATCTATCTTGCTTTTGATGGAGCTGAGGCCTTTGCTAGGGAACAA GGCGTTGAGTGTGTAGATGCGAATAGCTTCATTACCCCGGAGAATGTTGAGAGGCTAAAACAGGCAAAAGAGGCCAACAGAGTGCAG ATTGATTATACACAACCGATTAAGAAAGATgtgaaggaaaaagaaacacCAGAAGCTGATGGTGATAGCCAGCTTGGAACTGTTGGATGTGTGGCTGTTGATGATCTTGGGAATTTAGCTTCTGCAACTTCAACAGGCGGATTAGTCAACAAGATGGTTGGCCGGATTGGGGACACACCTATTATCGGTGCAGGGACGTATGCCAACAATCTCTGTGCAGTTTCTGCCACTGGCAAAGGTGAAGCAATAATCCGGAGTACAGCTGCGAGGGATGTGGCAGCTCTTATGGAGTACAAAGGTGTTTCTCTCAAAGAGGCTGCAGCTTATGTTGTGGAGGAGAGCACTCCAAAAGGCAATGTAGGCTTGGTTGCTGTATCTGCCAAAGGAGAAGTCACAATGCCTTTCAATACAACAGGGATGTTTCGAGCTTGCGCTACTGAGGATGGGTATTGGGAGATTGGAATATGGCCTTCTGATGTGCAAAAATGA
- the LOC133746387 gene encoding glutamate receptor 2.8-like isoform X2, which produces MYPVNYSVGVVLNFDTGFGKMGMSCIDMALLDWYASHPNYNTRLLLHQRNSPSDVVLSAAAALDLIKNVEVQAIVGPASSMQANFMINLGDKAHVPIISFSATSPSLTSIRSPYFFRAAQNDSSQVKVISDIIQAFGWRQVVPMYVDNEFGEGVIPYLSDALQEIDVRIPYRSVISPTATDDQIEAELYKLVTMQTRVFIVHMLPSLGSRIFEKAKEIGMMDKGYVWIVTNGISNVFGSFNSSFVTENMQGVLGLKTHVPNKKKLEAFRVRWKKKFRQDNPTAINVNLDVFGLWAYDAAKALAIAVEKVGSTKTFTYQKMNVSGSSNDLERFGVSLIGPQLVQELLGTSFRGLSGDFSLVNGQLPSSTFEIVNVIGTGENVVGFWTPENGLVRNLHSTKSISRSSASNASLGSIIWPGDTSSAPKGWQIPTNGKKLKILVPLKDGYNEFVNVTYDTSTNKTKVIGGYCLEVFEAVRKALPYDISYEFYAYAKPDGETAGSYNDLVNQVFLGNYDAAVGDITIRANRSLYVDFTLPYTESGVSMIVPIEDNKSKNAWVFLEPLTWDLWLTTGCFFIFIGFVVWVLEHRINEDFRGPISYQVGTSFWFAFSTMVFAHRERVVSNLARFVVVIWCVVVLILTQSYTASLTSMLTVQQLQPTVSDVNFLLKNGDNVGYQEGSFVYGILRQLGFRDEKLQTYNSTEDLHRLFQIGSTNGGISAAFDETPYFKVFPKDSPLARDVSRAILNVNEGGQAKKIEDRWFNRHSSCPDPNSKVSSNSLSLESFWGLFLIAGVASVLALLIFGGTFLYEHKDMLICSDSEDSSWKKLCDILKQYDLKDQKSHTFRREDQSQIGAESVSVEQSPQSTPPTDHGQSPRETEPQQSGEIEPAIELAQGPRGNQ; this is translated from the exons ATGTATCCTGTTAATTATAGTGTGGGTGTGGTTCTTAACTTTGACACTGGGTTTGGAAAGATGGGGATGAGCTGCATCGACATGGCCCTATTGGACTGGTATGCTTCACATCCGAATTACAATACGAGGCTCCTTCTGCACCAAAGGAACTCCCCCTCTGATGTTGTTCTTTCAGCTGCTGCAG CTCTTGACCTGATAAAGAATGTTGAAGTGCAAGCCATCGTAGGCCCTGCGTCATCAATGCAGGCCAACTTCATGATCAATCTAGGAGACAAAGCACATGTCCCCATAATCTCATTTTCAGCAACAAGCCCTTCTCTAACTTCAATTCGGAGCCCATATTTCTTTCGAGCTGCACAAAATGACTCGTCTCAGGTGAAAGTCATAAGCGATATCATTCAAGCATTTGGTTGGAGACAAGTAGTCCCCATGTACGTCGACAATGAGTTTGGAGAAGGAGTAATCCCTTACCTCTCCGACGCTCTACAAGAGATTGATGTTCGAATCCCTTATCGGAGTGTTATTTCCCCAACTGCCACCGATGACCAAATTGAAGCTGAGCTTTATAAGTTGGTGACAATGCAAACAAGGGTCTTCATTGTCCACATGTTACCTTCATTAGGTTCTCGAATTTTTGAGAAAGCAAAAGAGATTGGGATGATGGATAAAGGTTATGTTTGGATAGTGACCAATGGAATTTCTAACGTGTTTGGTTCGTTTAATTCATCTTTTGTCACGGAAAACATGCAAGGGGTGTTGGGTTTAAAAACCCATGTCCCAAATAAGAAAAAGCTTGAGGCTTTCAGAGTAAgatggaaaaagaaatttcGACAAGACAATCCAACTGCCATTAATGTGAATTTGGATGTGTTTGGATTGTGGGCTTATGATGCTGCCAAGGCACTAGCCATAGCAGTGGAGAAGGTTGGGAGTACTAAAACCTTCACCTACCAAAAGATGAATGTTTCTGGTAGCTCCAATGATTTAGAGAGATTCGGTGTCTCTCTGATTGGTCCTCAACTTGTCCAAGAGTTGCTAGGTACAAGTTTCCGAGGGCTTTCAGGGGACTTTAGTCTTGTTAATGGGCAACTTCCATCTTCAACTTTTGAGATTGTGAATGTGATTGGAACTGGAGAAAATGTGGTTGGATTTTGGACACCTGAAAACGGACTAGTGAGAAACTTGCATTCCACAAAGAGCATAAGCAGATCTTCTGCTTCTAATGCTAGTCTTGGATCGATTATATGGCCCGGAGACACCTCCTCTGCTCCAAAAGGTTGGCAGATTCCTACTAATGGGAAAAAGTTGAAGATTCTAGTTCCACTTAAAGATGGGTATAATGAATTTGTGAATGTGACATATGATACTAGCACTAACAAAACCAAGGTCATTGGTGGATACTGCTTAGAAGTCTTTGAAGCTGTAAGAAAAGCATTGCCTTATGATATCTCTTATGAGTTCTATGCTTATGCAAAGCCTGATGGTGAAACTGCTGGTAGTTACAATGATTTGGTCAACCAAGTGTTTTTAGGG AACTATGATGCTGCGGTGGGAGATATAACCATAAGAGCAAACAGGTCCTTGTATGTGGACTTCACATTGCCATACACAGAATCTGGGGTATCCATGATCGTGCCTATTGAAGACAATAAAAGTAAGAACGCTTGGGTGTTCTTGGAGCCTTTGACTTGGGATCTTTGGTTAACAACCGGCTGTTTTTTCATATTCATTGGTTTTGTGGTCTGGGTTCTTGAACACCGGATTAACGAGGATTTTCGAGGACCTATAAGCTACCAAGTTGGCACGAGTTTTTGGTTCGCTTTCTCAACCATGGTTTTTGCACATA GGGAGCGAGTGGTTAGCAACTTGGCTAGGTTCGTAGTGGTCATATGGTGCGTGGTAGTGCTCATATTGACCCAGAGCTACACTGCTAGTTTAACATCAATGTTAACAGTTCAGCAGCTCCAACCAACTGTTAGTGATGTAAACTTTCTCCTGAAAAATGGAGACAATGTTGGTTATCAGGAAGGTTCTTTTGTTTACGGCATTTTGAGGCAACTCGGTTTTCGGGATGAGAAGCTTCAGACCTATAATTCCACAGAAGACTTGCATCGACTTTTTCAAATTGGGAGTACAAACGGTGGTATAAGTGCTGCTTTTGATGAAACCCCATACTTCAAG GTCTTCCCAAAAGATTCACCTCTGGCTCGCGATGTTTCGAGGGCAATCTTGAATGTGAATGAGGGAGGCCAGGCGAAAAAGATCGAAGACAGATGGTTCAATAGACACTCGAGTTGTCCAGACCCAAATAGCAAGGTCTCTTCCAACAGTCTTAGCCTTGAAAGCTTCTGGGGTCTCTTCCTCATTGCTGGAGTAGCTTCAGTACTAGCTCTACTCATATTTGGGGGCACATTCTTGTATGAACACAAGGACATGTTAATCTGCTCTGATTCAGAGGATTCATCGTGGAAAAAACTTTGTGACATATTAAAACAATACGACCTAAAAGACCAGAAGAGCCATACTTTTAGGCGTGAAGATCAGAGCCAAATTGGAGCAGAGAGTGTTTCTGTTGAGCAGAGTCCCCAGAGCACACCTCCTACTGATCATGGTCAGTCACCTAGAGAGACTGAACCTCAACAATCCGGAGAGATTGAACCGGCTATTGAGCTTGCTCAGGGACCAAGAGGAAATCAGTAG